In Stieleria varia, one genomic interval encodes:
- a CDS encoding LysR family transcriptional regulator produces the protein MHFRNFELFCAVADLRSFSKAASMSDLTQSGVSQAIQQLEESLGVILIDRSKRPLGLTGAGEVYYRGVRDLLGRYRRLEQEVVSTSKQLEGQVCVAAIYSVGLSYMPEATQAFKRLHPEVDLRLSFGRNERVMQMVVDGIVDIGLVSFPKNTKQVQSVLWQQEPIRLVCSPQHPFASRRDVSLSDLQGLEMVGFDRELELRQLIDQTLQRLGITVDVRMEFDNADSIVRAIQANQGIGILPEAVVRRETAVGSLQVVACPELRITRPLGIMFKRPGRLSRAANEFGSLLLGRPLEPDRRSKPIAAKAAAVDLKRESSAIA, from the coding sequence TTGCACTTCCGAAACTTCGAACTTTTCTGTGCCGTCGCCGACCTCCGCAGCTTTTCCAAAGCTGCGTCGATGTCTGATTTGACCCAGAGTGGGGTGAGCCAAGCGATTCAGCAACTGGAGGAATCGCTGGGAGTGATTTTGATCGATCGGTCCAAGCGACCATTGGGACTGACCGGTGCGGGCGAAGTGTACTACCGCGGCGTTCGCGATCTGTTGGGACGCTACCGTCGCTTGGAGCAAGAAGTTGTCAGTACGAGCAAGCAATTGGAGGGGCAAGTTTGCGTAGCGGCTATCTATTCAGTCGGCTTGAGCTACATGCCCGAAGCGACACAGGCGTTCAAGCGGTTGCATCCTGAGGTCGATTTGCGGTTGTCGTTCGGACGCAACGAACGGGTGATGCAAATGGTCGTGGATGGCATCGTTGACATCGGACTGGTCAGCTTTCCCAAGAACACGAAACAAGTGCAGTCGGTGCTTTGGCAGCAGGAACCCATTCGGCTTGTCTGTTCTCCGCAGCATCCTTTTGCGAGTCGACGCGACGTGTCGTTGAGCGATCTGCAAGGTCTGGAGATGGTGGGATTTGATCGCGAACTGGAACTGCGTCAATTGATCGATCAAACCCTTCAGCGTCTGGGCATCACGGTCGATGTTCGGATGGAGTTTGACAACGCAGATTCGATCGTGCGAGCGATCCAAGCCAACCAGGGAATCGGGATTTTGCCGGAGGCGGTGGTTCGACGCGAGACCGCAGTGGGTTCGTTACAGGTGGTGGCGTGCCCGGAACTGAGGATCACTCGTCCGTTGGGGATCATGTTCAAGCGTCCGGGCAGACTCAGCCGTGCGGCAAACGAGTTTGGCTCCCTGTTGCTCGGGCGACCGCTGGAACCTGATCGCCGTAGTAAACCGATAGCGGCTAAAGCCGCAGCCGTCGACTTGAAGCGTGAGTCGTCCGCGATCGCCTGA
- the gltB gene encoding glutamate synthase large subunit encodes MNKPLLHLPTADGLYDPEQEKDSCGVGFIAHVKGVPSHQNVIDAGTILVAMDHRGACGCEPNTGDGCGMLCGLPHEFLQKVAKEELGVDLPEPGRFAAGLVFLPTDEAERAQCKSTMERLIAERGQVLFGWRKVPQDTDLADVGPTARAAEPVIEQLFVGAADGIEGDAFERELYQIRKRASHLLRDNDDLSQALMFYVCSLSTKVIIYKGMLTPAQLLPYYPDLCDESFKTHLAMVHSRFSTNTFPSWDRAQPLRFMSHNGEINTLRGNRNWMRAREGTAQSELFGDDLQNLFPVVEPHLSDSGTFDNVLEFLLMNGRTLQEAIMMMVPEAWQKHDTMSEDKRAFYEYFSCMMEPWDGPASIVFTDGKYIGATLDRNGLRPSRYYLTHDDRVIMASEVGVLPVDPEIVKEKGRLQPGKMFLIDFKAGRLIPDEELKSSFAKAMPYGDWLREQRIRLSDLHPEAEPHGFDSDTLLQRMQAFGYTSETMNFMLRPLVRELRDPVGSMGNDSAIACLSDKPRMIYDYFKQLFAQVTNPAIDSIREEVIMSLECYIGPEKNLLAATPEHCHRLLVEHPILTNEELAALSHINFEGWHSRLIDITYDRSEGTAGLQRSLDRIAAEAEAAADEGIQLVILTDRNIGHDRVPVSALLATGAVHHHLVKQTKRTQIGLVVETGEAREVHHHCLLVGYGADAINPYLAFESLWQARRDGLMDSTLDDDKIVAAYRKGVAKGMLKVMAKMGISTLQSYKGAQIFEALGLKDEVIDKCFVGTASRIQGVSFDIIAEESLRRHKLGYPSRSSDRLPALPNLGEYHWRAEGEKHTWSPDTIASLQAASRNNDESAYWRFANHINSDNKNRCTLRGLLGFKSTGKSIDISEVQSASEIVKRFCTGAMSFGSISAESHETLAIAMNRLGGKSNTGEGGEDPVRFQPLENGDSKRSAIKQVASGRFGVTIEYLTNADEIQIKISQGAKPGEGGELPGRKVDNNIARIRYSTPGVGLISPPPHHDIYSIEDLAQLIHDLKNANRAARISVKLVSEVGVGVIASGVAKAHADHILISGDTGGTGASPLTSIKHAGLPWELGIAETHQVLVLNDLRSRVVLQTDGGLKTGRDVVIAALLGAEEFGFSTAPLITLGCIMMRKCHLNTCPVGIATQDPELRAKFNGKPEYVVNYLFMVAEEARQLMAKLGFRTIDEMVGRSDILETDAAIKHWKSDGLDLTKMLKPATRPHENVGVICGQAQDHGLELSLDMTVLLEAAQPALENQTPVVIETPIININRTVGTILSNEVAKKYGQPGLPNDTIKIKLTGSAGQSLGAFLAHGITIDLEGDANDYVGKGLSGGRVIVYPPKQSSFQPGENILIGNVCLYGATSGEAFFRGRAAERFAVRNSGARAVVEGVGDHGCEYMTGGRVVVLGPTGRNFAAGMSGGIAYVWDRKGDFNLNCNLALVELESIEPGEEEAEVKQMITDHRDLTGSDVAESALADWNGFLSQCVKVMPVDYKRVLKQMKATASAT; translated from the coding sequence ATGAACAAGCCCCTTCTACACTTGCCGACTGCCGACGGGTTGTATGATCCCGAGCAAGAAAAGGATTCATGTGGCGTTGGTTTCATCGCTCATGTCAAAGGCGTACCCAGTCATCAAAACGTGATTGATGCCGGTACGATTCTCGTTGCGATGGACCACCGAGGCGCCTGTGGGTGCGAACCCAACACGGGTGATGGTTGCGGAATGCTGTGTGGATTGCCACATGAGTTTCTGCAAAAGGTCGCCAAGGAAGAGCTCGGTGTGGACCTGCCCGAGCCGGGACGATTCGCCGCCGGCCTGGTTTTCCTGCCCACCGATGAAGCCGAGCGAGCGCAATGCAAATCAACGATGGAGCGTTTGATTGCCGAGCGTGGCCAGGTTCTATTCGGCTGGCGGAAAGTACCCCAAGACACGGATCTCGCCGACGTCGGGCCGACCGCACGTGCCGCCGAGCCCGTCATCGAGCAGCTTTTTGTGGGTGCGGCCGATGGCATCGAGGGCGACGCGTTTGAACGCGAGCTGTATCAGATTCGCAAACGCGCCAGTCACCTTTTGCGTGACAACGACGATCTATCGCAAGCCCTGATGTTTTACGTCTGCTCGCTCAGCACCAAGGTCATCATTTACAAAGGAATGCTGACGCCGGCTCAGTTGCTGCCTTACTACCCAGATCTTTGCGACGAGTCATTCAAAACGCACTTGGCGATGGTACACAGTCGATTCTCGACCAACACGTTCCCAAGTTGGGACCGCGCCCAGCCGCTGCGTTTCATGAGCCACAACGGCGAAATCAACACGCTGCGTGGAAACCGAAACTGGATGCGTGCCCGTGAAGGCACCGCCCAAAGCGAATTGTTCGGCGATGATCTCCAAAATCTGTTTCCGGTCGTCGAGCCGCATTTGAGCGATAGTGGTACGTTCGACAACGTGCTCGAATTCTTGCTGATGAACGGACGGACGCTGCAGGAAGCCATCATGATGATGGTTCCCGAAGCGTGGCAGAAACACGACACGATGTCCGAGGACAAACGAGCGTTCTACGAGTATTTTTCTTGCATGATGGAGCCTTGGGACGGCCCCGCCTCGATCGTTTTCACCGACGGCAAGTACATCGGCGCGACGCTGGACCGCAACGGCTTGCGACCAAGTCGTTACTACCTGACACACGATGATCGCGTGATCATGGCTAGTGAAGTCGGCGTGTTGCCGGTGGATCCAGAGATCGTCAAAGAGAAGGGACGCCTGCAACCCGGCAAGATGTTCTTGATCGATTTCAAGGCCGGACGCCTGATTCCAGACGAAGAACTCAAGAGCTCGTTCGCAAAGGCCATGCCGTACGGAGACTGGTTGCGTGAACAACGAATCCGCCTGAGCGACTTGCACCCCGAAGCAGAGCCGCATGGTTTTGACAGCGATACGTTGCTGCAGCGTATGCAGGCGTTCGGCTACACGAGCGAAACGATGAACTTCATGCTGCGACCGCTGGTGCGTGAACTACGCGACCCGGTCGGCTCCATGGGCAACGACAGCGCGATCGCTTGTTTGAGTGACAAGCCGCGGATGATCTACGACTACTTCAAGCAGCTCTTTGCACAGGTGACCAATCCTGCGATCGACTCGATTCGCGAAGAAGTCATCATGTCGCTGGAGTGCTACATCGGTCCAGAAAAGAATCTGTTGGCCGCGACCCCAGAGCACTGCCATCGGTTGTTGGTCGAGCACCCGATCTTGACCAACGAAGAACTCGCTGCCCTGTCTCACATCAATTTTGAGGGCTGGCACAGTCGGCTGATCGACATCACCTACGATCGTTCCGAAGGAACCGCCGGACTGCAGCGTTCGTTGGATCGTATCGCCGCGGAAGCAGAGGCTGCTGCGGACGAAGGCATCCAACTCGTGATCTTGACCGATCGCAACATCGGACATGACCGCGTACCGGTCAGCGCGCTGCTGGCGACCGGCGCGGTTCACCACCACTTGGTCAAACAAACCAAGCGGACTCAGATCGGCTTGGTCGTCGAAACAGGCGAAGCCCGAGAGGTTCATCACCATTGTTTGCTGGTCGGTTACGGAGCCGATGCGATCAATCCTTACCTCGCGTTTGAATCCTTGTGGCAAGCCCGCCGTGACGGATTGATGGACTCGACACTCGATGATGACAAGATCGTTGCCGCCTATCGAAAAGGCGTAGCCAAGGGGATGCTGAAAGTAATGGCCAAGATGGGCATCAGCACCCTGCAGAGTTACAAGGGCGCGCAGATCTTTGAGGCTCTCGGCTTGAAAGACGAAGTCATCGACAAGTGTTTCGTCGGCACGGCAAGTCGAATCCAGGGTGTATCGTTCGACATCATCGCCGAAGAATCCTTGCGACGTCACAAGCTCGGGTATCCCTCGCGTTCCTCGGACCGTTTGCCGGCCTTGCCCAACTTGGGCGAATATCACTGGCGAGCCGAAGGCGAAAAGCACACTTGGAGCCCCGATACGATCGCCAGCTTGCAAGCTGCCTCTAGGAATAACGACGAGTCGGCTTACTGGCGGTTTGCAAACCACATCAACTCCGACAACAAGAATCGCTGCACGTTGCGTGGGTTGCTCGGATTCAAATCCACGGGCAAATCAATCGACATCAGCGAAGTCCAATCGGCCAGCGAGATCGTCAAGCGGTTCTGCACCGGCGCGATGAGCTTCGGCAGCATCAGCGCCGAGTCTCACGAAACGCTGGCGATCGCCATGAACCGACTGGGCGGCAAAAGCAATACCGGCGAAGGCGGCGAGGACCCGGTTCGCTTTCAGCCCTTGGAGAATGGCGATTCGAAACGTTCCGCGATCAAACAAGTCGCCTCGGGACGATTCGGTGTCACGATTGAATACTTGACCAACGCCGACGAAATCCAAATCAAGATTTCGCAGGGAGCCAAACCAGGTGAAGGCGGCGAGTTGCCCGGTCGAAAAGTTGACAACAACATCGCTCGAATTCGCTACAGCACACCAGGCGTCGGATTGATCAGCCCGCCGCCCCACCACGATATCTACTCGATCGAGGATTTGGCGCAACTGATCCACGATCTGAAGAACGCCAACCGAGCCGCACGCATCAGCGTCAAACTGGTCAGCGAAGTGGGCGTGGGTGTGATCGCGTCCGGCGTTGCTAAAGCACACGCGGACCACATTCTGATTTCCGGCGACACCGGGGGAACAGGTGCATCGCCGTTGACCAGCATCAAACATGCCGGCCTGCCGTGGGAACTCGGGATCGCCGAAACGCATCAGGTCTTGGTACTGAACGATCTGCGTAGCCGTGTCGTGTTGCAGACCGATGGTGGTCTCAAGACAGGTCGTGACGTCGTGATCGCAGCATTGCTGGGCGCGGAGGAATTCGGGTTTTCGACCGCACCACTGATCACCCTGGGGTGCATCATGATGCGTAAATGTCACTTGAACACCTGCCCCGTCGGTATCGCAACACAGGATCCAGAACTGCGTGCCAAATTCAACGGCAAGCCTGAGTATGTCGTGAACTATCTATTCATGGTTGCCGAAGAAGCCCGTCAGTTGATGGCGAAACTCGGCTTCCGAACGATCGATGAGATGGTCGGACGCAGCGACATCTTGGAAACCGATGCCGCGATCAAGCACTGGAAATCCGACGGATTGGATCTCACGAAAATGCTGAAACCTGCCACGCGTCCTCACGAAAACGTGGGTGTGATCTGCGGCCAAGCCCAAGATCACGGCTTGGAACTGTCACTCGATATGACGGTTCTGCTCGAAGCAGCACAACCGGCGCTAGAGAATCAGACGCCCGTCGTGATCGAGACACCGATCATCAATATCAACCGCACCGTTGGAACGATCCTCAGCAATGAGGTCGCCAAAAAGTATGGACAACCCGGACTGCCGAACGACACGATCAAGATCAAGTTGACGGGATCGGCCGGGCAGAGCTTGGGTGCCTTCCTCGCACACGGCATCACGATCGATCTGGAGGGTGATGCAAACGACTATGTCGGGAAAGGACTCAGCGGCGGACGGGTCATTGTTTATCCGCCCAAGCAAAGTTCGTTCCAACCTGGCGAGAACATCCTGATCGGCAACGTATGCCTCTACGGTGCGACCAGCGGAGAAGCCTTTTTCCGTGGACGCGCGGCTGAACGCTTTGCCGTTCGTAATAGCGGTGCCCGAGCGGTTGTCGAAGGAGTAGGAGACCACGGTTGCGAATACATGACCGGTGGACGCGTCGTCGTGCTGGGACCGACGGGGCGGAACTTTGCGGCAGGCATGTCAGGCGGCATCGCCTACGTTTGGGACCGCAAGGGTGACTTTAACCTCAATTGCAATCTGGCGCTGGTGGAACTGGAATCCATCGAACCCGGCGAAGAAGAAGCAGAGGTGAAGCAAATGATCACCGATCATCGCGACTTGACCGGCAGCGATGTCGCCGAGTCGGCACTCGCGGACTGGAATGGATTCCTAAGCCAGTGCGTGAAGGTCATGCCGGTTGATTACAAACGCGTGTTGAAGCAAATGAAAGCCACCGCATCGGCAACCTAA
- a CDS encoding glutamate synthase subunit beta — protein sequence MGKPTGFKEIDRKKVPWRLPVVRINDYDEIYTEHKIDHLQEQGARCMDCGVPFCQSGTGCPIDNLIPEWNDLVYNGRWKEAIERLHKTNNFPEFTGRTCPAPCEGSCVLGITNPPVTIKNIENAIVDRAWAEGWIVPEPPETRTGKKVAIVGSGPAGLSAADQLNKAGHSVTVYERASRIGGLLQYGIPNMKLSKAAVQRRVDKMTAEGVTFVTNANVGKEIDPKELINANDALLLACGATKPRDLPIPNRESKGVHFAMEFLTANTKQMVHGDDIGNEFISAEGKDVIVIGGGDTGTDCIATSIRHGCRSLVNFELLPKPPEERAADNPWPEWPRIFRVDYGHEEADAKFGRDPREYQILSKEFLVDDAGNLRGIKTVEVQWTKDEQGQWKMAEVEGSEKDWPAQLILLSMGFLGPEQYVPESLGLETDPRSNFKATHGEFATNIDKVFAAGDCRRGQSLVVWAINEGRGAARSIDIFLQGSSNLPAPGVTLGTSMQVG from the coding sequence ATGGGAAAGCCGACCGGATTCAAAGAGATCGATCGCAAAAAAGTGCCATGGCGACTGCCCGTTGTTCGCATCAATGACTACGACGAAATCTATACCGAACACAAAATCGATCACCTGCAAGAACAGGGTGCCCGGTGCATGGACTGCGGTGTCCCATTTTGTCAGTCCGGCACCGGTTGCCCGATTGATAACCTGATCCCCGAATGGAACGACTTGGTTTACAACGGTCGCTGGAAAGAAGCCATCGAGCGGTTGCACAAGACCAATAACTTCCCAGAGTTCACCGGACGAACCTGTCCGGCACCCTGTGAAGGTTCGTGCGTCCTTGGCATTACGAATCCGCCCGTGACGATCAAGAACATCGAGAACGCCATCGTCGACCGAGCCTGGGCCGAAGGATGGATCGTCCCCGAGCCACCGGAAACTCGCACTGGCAAGAAAGTCGCAATCGTTGGCAGCGGCCCCGCCGGATTGTCAGCCGCCGACCAACTCAACAAAGCCGGCCACAGCGTTACCGTTTACGAGCGTGCCAGCCGTATCGGCGGCTTGCTACAGTACGGCATTCCGAACATGAAACTTTCTAAAGCCGCCGTTCAACGTCGCGTCGACAAAATGACGGCCGAAGGAGTCACGTTCGTCACCAATGCCAACGTCGGAAAGGAAATCGATCCCAAGGAATTGATCAACGCAAACGATGCTCTGCTGTTGGCGTGTGGAGCAACCAAGCCACGGGATCTGCCGATTCCCAATCGGGAATCCAAAGGCGTTCACTTTGCCATGGAATTCTTGACCGCCAACACCAAGCAGATGGTGCATGGCGATGACATCGGTAACGAATTCATCAGCGCAGAAGGAAAAGACGTCATCGTAATCGGAGGCGGAGACACCGGCACCGACTGCATCGCAACAAGCATTCGTCATGGCTGTCGAAGTCTGGTCAATTTTGAGTTGCTGCCCAAGCCACCAGAGGAACGAGCCGCTGACAACCCTTGGCCCGAATGGCCGCGCATTTTCCGCGTCGACTATGGACACGAAGAAGCCGATGCGAAATTCGGTCGCGATCCTCGTGAGTACCAAATCCTGAGCAAAGAATTCTTGGTCGATGATGCCGGCAACCTGCGTGGTATCAAGACCGTGGAAGTCCAGTGGACCAAGGATGAACAAGGTCAGTGGAAGATGGCCGAGGTCGAAGGGTCGGAAAAGGATTGGCCCGCGCAATTGATCCTGCTGTCGATGGGATTCCTTGGACCCGAGCAATATGTGCCAGAGTCTCTCGGATTGGAAACCGATCCACGAAGCAATTTCAAAGCCACCCACGGCGAATTCGCCACAAACATCGACAAAGTCTTTGCCGCTGGTGATTGCCGACGCGGACAAAGCTTGGTTGTATGGGCGATCAATGAAGGCCGTGGCGCCGCTCGTTCGATCGACATCTTCCT